The sequence below is a genomic window from Venturia canescens isolate UGA chromosome 9, ASM1945775v1, whole genome shotgun sequence.
CGTATCGAAAATTCAGTTTGCAAGTTGTCaacaaaaaatcgtcgaaccAGGGCCTAAAGCTGAGCATGGAGAGAGCAAAAAGTCGACTGACACATCATCGAGCTTTAACGATCGGATTGAAGACGATTGCACAAGAAATCGTGGTGATGTGAAAATCGGAATAATTGGAGGCGGAATGACGCCGATCTATGCGTCTTTGCTTCTTAAACAGTGCAAACTGATCGAAAGAATTAACATCGCCGATCCCAATGACGAACTTGCCAACGCCGCAAATGATTGCAGTCACATTGACACCTCGACGAAAATCAAATATTACGGCAGGTCATGCTTAACCGAAGCTCTTCATGACGTAAGCAAAATTAACAAACATTTATAAAATGCATTGACAGAGAACttgaatttttccgaattcttaacttttttttagctCGAGATAacctcagtttttttttctattttttttattgaattaactTTTAGTAGTTCACACTTTTTTCTAActcaaaaatgtttcgaaaatATGCACGCATTTTTCGTGACCGATGAAAGTGATTCCGATGCTATTGTAGGTTGATATCATTGCTTTGATGGACGAGAAAGATTTTAGCTTGGGGAAATTGGGCCCTTTCGAACAATTTTCGAAGACGTCGAGTTACATCAGTAAAATGGCGAATTGTATGGCACAGACGTGTCCGTCAGCGTTAGTGGCAGTTTTTGCGAGACCGGTGACTGCGAGTCTACCAATGGTTTCAGaagtttataatttttacggGTGGTGGGATCCCAACAGAATTATTGGTTCATGCGCCATCGACGCGATGAGAATCGAATCGATGACTGCTAATTTGTTCGACCTGAATCCGTCGTATTTGTCTGTTCCTATCGTGGGCGGTGCAGATCCGTGCACCGTTGTCCCGATATTGTCAAAAGCCAAACCGTACAATCAATTCAGTCCGgtaaattgtgaaatttcttCTAAAATTTGGTcatacacgtttttttttttttttttatatttctgtcCCACCTTTTTTTCTACGgaatcaaaaaattctaacGTAACGCAGGAGCACGAAGCGATGTTGGTTCGTGAGCTGAGATCAGCGGACAAAGAATTGGCAAGTTCGTCGAGCAAAGGTCCTTCGTTATCGAGCGGAGTAGCAGCATCAAAATTGTTGATTGCATTGACCGGTGCGCTGTGCGGGCGTCCAAACGTGACGTGCAGCGCGTACGTTCGTTCTGACGTTTTACCGGTGTGTCGATTCTTTACAAACGATCTTCTTTTCGGACGACAAGGGGTTGAGAAGAATTACGGATTGCCAAAAGTGTCGCGACAGGCTGTCGATTTGATCGAGCAGTCGATTCCTCATATCAATGATTTATCCGAAATGGCAATAAAAATTGTACGTACCGATAACGCTAAGAAATAAAGATCATGTGTTGTTGCTTTTAGCGTAAATAGCAATTCCTTGAACGCGCCTAAGTCCTGTCGTTGCcgcgaaaaacgaagaaaaacgatGCTACCTGTGCCCCTGGCAGTGTTGCCAACTCCTACGGACCGTCCCCCCCCAAAATCCATCTGAAATCCCCCTAAAAACCCCTATTTTTGAAGAAGCGCTATATTCCTTCGTAACATTGAATATTGCttaaaattatacttttaaataaaaataaacatttttataatgaattttattataataatctaaaaaatattcctgtaatgaaaatttaatgaaaatatcggaaaataaaaacattgaacaaaaaacatttagtgagaattaaattatcatttaatttacaccatgtaatttttacaatggaataaatacaaatagtgaaaaatgttatttataataacaaattaataagagaaCAATTGACATTTTattgtaagaatttttttcccgcgtCTTCATATTTCGCCAATGTAGTTATCGAATATTTCGTCGACAACATCGACTGAATCACATTGTTTCTGAGTAttgtttgcatttttgaaATCGTACATACTAACGTTGAACATTTCGAGCATACGGGCAGAAGGAACAAATTTGACGCAAGATCCGGATTGTCTTTGTAAAGTGAACCGTACCATCATAATACTTTGCAGTACTTCAAGAGACAGCTTAtttcgtaatttatttttaattacgtTGTATGTCGAAAAAGCGCGTTCGACACTTGCATTTGAAATCGGAAGTGTAAGTAGAGccattgaaaatttggcaatgttTTCAAATCGCTTTTGACCAGCAGAATCATAATCTACAAAAACGgctgaataaaattcaacggAATTGACTGTATTTGGCCACGATTTATTTTGCAATTGATTCCATTCTGACTCTGTCTCATTCTTATTGCCGTATAAGTGAGTGCGTTGGAATTTTGCAATAATACCTGTTAAACTGGGTTTCATTCGCGATAATGCGATTTTAGGATGAAGATCGGCCATCGTCTTTAGGATAGATAAGTTGTCCGGCAATCTTTTTTGAACCTCTTGAGCCAAAGtacagagaaattttttgcacCTTTCTTTAACATCCAATAATTCTGTTGGTTCAATATCTTGAGCAATGACGTGAAACTCGTAGCCAAAATACATTGCTGAAGTATGCATTAAACAagattgaaaatcgaaattgatcaattcACTGTCAGTTAATTTCTGCAAGCTCGATGGTACAACGAGCTTTTGCAGTAAGTTTTTGAACATCAAAAAAAGATCCTCAAGTAATTTCGTAGGTTCTACGTAATCACTTTGAAAAAGCAAATTTAATTGCGTTACACTTTTCAGttcgtattttaaaaaaataagaaaagctTTGTAGGGTAACCTTATCATGATGTTG
It includes:
- the LOC122415932 gene encoding malate dehydrogenase-like yields the protein MFLPQKHCRTFLSNVSKIQFASCQQKIVEPGPKAEHGESKKSTDTSSSFNDRIEDDCTRNRGDVKIGIIGGGMTPIYASLLLKQCKLIERINIADPNDELANAANDCSHIDTSTKIKYYGRSCLTEALHDVDIIALMDEKDFSLGKLGPFEQFSKTSSYISKMANCMAQTCPSALVAVFARPVTASLPMVSEVYNFYGWWDPNRIIGSCAIDAMRIESMTANLFDLNPSYLSVPIVGGADPCTVVPILSKAKPYNQFSPEHEAMLVRELRSADKELASSSSKGPSLSSGVAASKLLIALTGALCGRPNVTCSAYVRSDVLPVCRFFTNDLLFGRQGVEKNYGLPKVSRQAVDLIEQSIPHINDLSEMAIKIVRTDNAKK
- the LOC122415933 gene encoding uncharacterized protein isoform X2, which translates into the protein MNHAKTEKHKKAVSLDKSAKTFEPLTSTFEPVLTEATKIAELKIAAFIAEHSSLQTVNHMIDILPQLDPSSHIISNLKLHRTKCSMLIKNVLGPCMLQELIQEIGDGPYSLIIDESTDLSTQKVLCIMLRFFSFEKREVVTTFYRLIKLIDADAKSVHSAIKLQLEQDGLKVENMVGIGVDGASVMVGKHNSVTALFKREIDDLIVMPCVCHSLHLCAEKASEMLPRPLEFLVRETHNWFSYSPKRLEKYKLLYETINGSGKPNKIQGLSGTRWLARSEAIDTILNQWEELQFLFSIAKSEDNCHMAAQLYNIMIRLPYKAFLIFLKYELKSVTQLNLLFQSDYVEPTKLLEDLFLMFKNLLQKLVVPSSLQKLTDSELINFDFQSCLMHTSAMYFGYEFHVIAQDIEPTELLDVKERCKKFLCTLAQEVQKRLPDNLSILKTMADLHPKIALSRMKPSLTGIIAKFQRTHLYGNKNETESEWNQLQNKSWPNTVNSVEFYSAVFVDYDSAGQKRFENIAKFSMALLTLPISNASVERAFSTYNVIKNKLRNKLSLEVLQSIMMVRFTLQRQSGSCVKFVPSARMLEMFNVSMYDFKNANNTQKQCDSVDVVDEIFDNYIGEI